The DNA window GCAATGAAAAGAGAACAAACAATACAGAATCTCTACCAACTCGCGGAACAGACTCAGCAAGTTCAAGCTGATCGTATTGAAATCGTGTTGGAAGAGCGTCGTGAAGAACATTTCCCTCCTATGTCTAAAGCGTTGATGGAAACGCGATCTGGTTTAACACGCCGTAAGCTCGATGAAGCTATTGCGAAGATGGAAGAGGAAGGTCATAACTTTACTAAGAATAATGCTAACCATTATTCTATTTCTTTGTCTGAAGCCCATATGTTGATGGACGCTGCTGGCGTACCTAAATTTTATGAGCGTAAGAAGAATTCAGAAAGCAAACCGTGGATCATCAACGTTCAAAACCAGAAGGGTGGTACTGGTAAGTCAATGACAGCAGTTCATCTTGCTGCTTGTTTGGCGCTGAACCTCGATAAACGTTACCGCATCTGTCTTATCGACTTAGACCCTCAAGGTTCATTGCGTCTTTTCTTGAACCCACAAATTAGCTTAGGCGAAAACACGAATATCTATTCGGCAGTTGATATTATGTTGGATAACGTGCCTGATGGTGTCGAAGTAGATAAAGCATTTTTGACTAAAAATGTACTGCTACCAACGCAATATCCAAACTTAAAAACCATTTCAGCGTTTCCTGAAGATGCCATGTTTAACGCAGAAGCTTGGCAATATTTATCTCAAAATCAGTCGCTAGATATTGTTCGCCTGCTAAAAGAAAAGCTTATCGACAAGATTGCCGATGAATTCGATATCATCATGATTGATACAGGCCCACACGTTGATCCTCTTGTTTGGAACGCAATGTTTGCCTCTAACGCGTTGTTAATTCCTTGCGCTGCTAAGCGTTTAGACTGGGCTTCTACAGTGAACTTCTTCCAGCACCTACCTACGGTGTATGAAATGTTCCCAGAGGACTGGAAAGGGCTGGAATTCGTGCGTTTGATGCCAACTATGTTCGAAGATGACAACAAGAAACAAGTCGCTGTGTT is part of the Vibrio porteresiae DSM 19223 genome and encodes:
- a CDS encoding AAA family ATPase — its product is MKREQTIQNLYQLAEQTQQVQADRIEIVLEERREEHFPPMSKALMETRSGLTRRKLDEAIAKMEEEGHNFTKNNANHYSISLSEAHMLMDAAGVPKFYERKKNSESKPWIINVQNQKGGTGKSMTAVHLAACLALNLDKRYRICLIDLDPQGSLRLFLNPQISLGENTNIYSAVDIMLDNVPDGVEVDKAFLTKNVLLPTQYPNLKTISAFPEDAMFNAEAWQYLSQNQSLDIVRLLKEKLIDKIADEFDIIMIDTGPHVDPLVWNAMFASNALLIPCAAKRLDWASTVNFFQHLPTVYEMFPEDWKGLEFVRLMPTMFEDDNKKQVAVLTEMNYLLGDQVMMATIPRSRAFETCADTYSTVFDLTVSDFEGGKKTLATAQDAVQKSALELERVLHTNWSSLNQG